A window from Thalassophryne amazonica chromosome 15, fThaAma1.1, whole genome shotgun sequence encodes these proteins:
- the uba6 gene encoding ubiquitin-like modifier-activating enzyme 6, protein MAADSMEIDDSLYSRQRYVLGDTAMHQMAQSSVFLSGMGGLGIEIAKNIVLAGVKSVTLNDTKQCETWDLGSNFFIRKDDVLSQKKRVEAVCSRVADLNPYVHVDMSSYTLDDNTDLSFLKNYQCVILTEARLSLQKRVNEFCHLQHPPIRFIACDAYGICVRVFCDFGDEFEVSDPTGEEPKEIFIQSITQDSPGVVTCMDNQPHGLQNGQSVVFRDVHGMVELNSTVQQVSVLSPHSFAVGDTSHLQPYVHGGFFALVKMPKTYRFETLERQLYNPQVLIPDFSKPEAPLQIHAAMLALDIFQEKYSRLPNIGCLQDAEVLLKLTEEVNATIKNKAPVNAELVRCLSRTARGALPPLAAAVGGLVSQEILKAITGKFAPLQQWFYLDVIEVVRPLQSLSTEEFFPRGDRYDGLRACIGESECLELHKLRVFMVGCGAIGCEMLKNFALLGVGLAKNSGEVCTTDPDLIEKSNLNRQFLFRPHHIQKPKSTTAAEATQEINPDLQVEAHFNKVCPATEGIYNDSFYSRMHLVVTALDNVEARRYVDSRCVSNQKALLDSGTMGTKGHTEIILPNLTESYNSHRDPPEEEIPFCTLKSFPSIIEHTIQWARDKFENAFVHKPSVYNSFWQSHSSAEVVLQRMEAGENLEGSFQVVKLLSRRPNQWQQCIIIARVKFEKYFKRKALQLLHSFPLDTRLKDGSLFWQSPKRPPAPIEFDLKDSLHFTFIVSTARLFAGIYNVPYSDKDLSEEAVARILSDVKIPEYQPSEKSIETDETARKPDQIPLSSEEEREAILQLQQAISADSVTPERLQMNPLQFEKDDDSNGHIDFIVSASALRARMYSIEPADRLKTKRIAGKIIPAIATATATVAGLVALELLKVVGGYSFESFRNCFFNLAIPVVVLTEPAPIKRTLIRNNIYFTIWDCWTIFGHEDFTLSDFMNAVREKYGIEPTMVVYGVKMLYVPVMPGHSKRLKLTMQKLIKPSVDRRYVDLTVSFPPEADGDEDLPGPPVRYYFSPDGETP, encoded by the exons ATGGCTGCAGACTCCATGGAGATTGACGATTCTCTTTACAG TCGTCAGCGTTATGTGCTGGGAGACACCGCTATGCATCAGATGGCTCAATCCTCAGTCTTTCTCAGTGGAATGGGAGGACTGGGCATAGAAATAG CAAAGAATATTGTTCTGGCTGGTGTGAAG TCAGTTACCCTGAATGACACTAAGCAATGCGAGACCTGGGATCTGGGTTCTAACTTCTTTATTCGCAAAGATGATGTGTTAAGCCAGAAGAAGAG GGTAGAGGCAGTTTGCTCTCGGGTCGCAGACTTGAATCCCTATGTCCATGTGGACATGTCTTCATATACTCTTGATGACAACACTGATCTGAGCTTTCTTAAAAACTATCAG TGTGTGATTCTGACTGAAGCCAGGCTAAGCTTACAAAAGAGAGTGAATGAATTCTGTCATTTGCAACACCCCCCCATTAGA TTTATTGCCTGTGATGCATATGGTATCTGTGTGCGGGTGTTTTGTGACTTTGGGGATGAGTTTGAGGTGTCAGATCCTACAGGAGAAGAGCCTAAAGAGATTTTTATCCAAAGTATCACTCAG GACAGTCCAGGTGTAGTAACCTGCATGGATAACCAGCCCCATGGCCTGCAAAATGGTCAAAGTGTTGTCTTCAGGGATGTTCATGGTATGGTGGAACTGAACAGCACTGTGCAACAGGTTTCAG TGCTTTCCCCTCACAGTTTTGCAGTAGGAGACACATCCCATCTTCAACCGTATGTACATGGAGGTTTCTTTGCCCTGGTGAAAATGCCTAAAACTTACAGATTT GAGACACTGGAGAGACAGTTGTATAATCCTCAGGTCTTGATCCCAGACTTCAGTAAACCAGAG GCTCCACTACAAATCCATGCAGCTATGTTGGCTCTAGATATCTTCCAGGAGAAGTACAGCAGACTTCCAAATATTGG ATGTTTGCAGGATGCTGAGGTTTTATTGAAGCTTACAGAGGAAGTTAATGCTACAATCAAGAATAAA GCTCCTGTGAATGCTGAGTTGGTACGTTGCTTGTCCAGGACAGCGAGGGGCGCTCTCCCTCCTTTAGCTGCAGCTGTCGGAGGCCTAGTCAGCCAGGAAATTCTGAAGGCCATCACAGGGAAGTTTGCACCTCTACAGCAGTGG TTTTATCTAGATGTGATTGAGGTAGTCAGGCCACTTCAGTCTCTTTCTACTGAGGAGTTTTTTCCCAGGGGTGACCGCTATGATGGGTTGCGAGCTTGCATTGGTGAATCAGAGTGTTTAGAACTGCACAAGCTCAGGGTATTCATG GTGGGCTGTGGTGCCATAGGCTGTGAGATGCTGAAAAATTTTGCCCTGCTTGGGGTAGGATTGGCGAAGAACTCAGGAGAG GTGTGCACCACAGACCCAGACCTCATAGAAAAATCCAATCTCAACCGTCAGTTTCTTTTCAGACCACATCACATACAG AAACccaagagcaccacagcagcagaaGCCACTCAGGAGATTAACCCAGACCTGCAGGTGGAGGCTCACTTCAACAAGGTGTGTCCGGCCACTGAAGGAATCTACAATGACTCCTTCTACTCTCGTATGCACCTTGTGGTCACCGCGCTGGACAACGTGGAGGCCCGCAGATATGTTGACAG ccgCTGTGTATCTAATCAGAAAGCTCTCCTGGACTCGGGCACCATGGGAACTAAAGGACACACAGAAATCATTTTGCCAAATTTGACAGAATCATACAATAGCCAT AGGGACCCCCCAGAAGAGGAAATCCCTTTCTGTACCCTAAAGTCCTTCCCCTCCATCATAGAGCACACAATCCAGTGGGCAAGAGACAAG TTTGAGAATGCGTTTGTCCACAAGCCGTCAGTGTACAACTCCTTTTGGCAGTCCCACTCCTCAGCTGAAGTGGTGCTGCAG AGGATGGAGGCAGGGGAAAATCTAGAGGGGTCATTCCAGGTGGTTAAGCTGCTGAGCAGGCGACCTAACCAGTGGCAGCAGTGCATCATTATTGCCCGTGTGAAATTTGAAAAATATTTCAAGAGGAAG GCCTTGCAACTTTTACACTCCTTCCCCCTGGACACACGGTTAAAAGATGGAA GTTTGTTTTGGCAATCCCCAAAAAGACCCCCTGCACCTATTGAATTTGACTTGAAAGACTCTTT GCACTTCACTTTCATCGTCAGCACAGCCCGACTCTTTGCAGGGATTTATAATGTCCCCTACTCAGACAAG GATCTCTCTGAAGAGGCCGTAGCCAGAATTCTCTCTGATGTTAAGATTCCAGAGTACCAGCCTTCAGAGAAA TCTATAGAGACCGATGAGACGGCACGGAAGCCAGATCAGATACCGCTGAGCAGCGAAGAGGAAAGAGAAGCCATCTTACAGCTCCAGCAGGCCATTTCTGCTGACAGTGTCACGCCAG AACGGCTACAGATGAATCCACTGCAGTTTGAAAAGGATGATGACAGCAACGGCCACATAGACTTTATTGTGTCAGCATCTGCTCTCAGAGCCAGGATGTACTCCATTGAGCCAGCTGACCGCCTTAAGACGAAACGCATCGCCGGAAAGATTATCCCTGCTATTGCGACGGCAACAGCCACAGTGGCTGGACTG GTGGCGCTAGAGTTGCTGAAGGTGGTTGGAGGTTACAGTTTTGAGTCTTTCAGAAACTGCTTCTTTAACCTGGCCATCCCAGTCGTGGTGCTGACAGAGCCTGCTCCCATTAAACGGACACTCATCAG GAACAATATTTACTTCACCATCTGGGACTGTTGGACCATCTTTGGCCACGAAGACTTCACTCTGTCTGACTTCATGAATGCAGTGAGG GAGAAGTATGGAATTGAGCCCACTATGGTTGTCTACGGTGTGAAGATGCTCTATGTGCCTGTGATGCCAGGACACTCAAAGAGACTCAAACTGAC GATGCAGAAGCTGATCAAACCATCAGTGGATCGGCGTTATGTTGACCTCACTGTATCATTTCCTCCGGAGGCAGACGGAGACGAAGATCTCCCCGGCCCTCCGGTCCGGTACTACTTCAGTCCTGATGGAGAAACACcctga